In one window of Cohaesibacter gelatinilyticus DNA:
- a CDS encoding twin transmembrane helix small protein produces the protein MSAILPSLVPIALIIVAIVLVMGLLNMLKGNNPNRSQQLMRWRVIAQFVAIILIMLTIYVTSGG, from the coding sequence ATGTCCGCCATCTTGCCCAGTCTGGTCCCTATTGCCCTGATCATCGTTGCCATCGTGCTGGTCATGGGACTTCTCAATATGCTCAAGGGCAACAATCCCAATCGCTCGCAACAACTCATGCGCTGGCGCGTCATCGCACAGTTCGTCGCAATCATCTTGATCATGCTCACTATTTATGTGACATCGGGAGGTTAA
- a CDS encoding response regulator — MARILLTEDDDGVRMFVQRALMMDGHDVEIAEDGMDAMDVLNEQDGDFDLLLTDIKMPMMDGIALAKSASKDWPEMTILMMTGFADQRERCEKLAVHIHDVVPKPFSLAEIRKAVKDALSGTVVAPQSLSASMLN, encoded by the coding sequence ATGGCCCGTATTCTTCTAACAGAAGATGATGATGGGGTTCGCATGTTTGTCCAGCGGGCATTGATGATGGATGGTCACGATGTCGAAATCGCTGAAGACGGCATGGATGCCATGGATGTGCTGAACGAGCAGGACGGTGATTTTGATTTGTTGCTGACAGATATCAAAATGCCGATGATGGATGGCATTGCTCTTGCAAAATCAGCTTCCAAAGATTGGCCAGAGATGACCATCTTGATGATGACCGGCTTTGCCGATCAGCGCGAGCGTTGCGAGAAATTGGCAGTTCACATCCATGATGTGGTGCCAAAGCCCTTTTCGCTGGCGGAAATTCGCAAAGCCGTCAAGGACGCTTTGTCCGGTACGGTGGTAGCACCGCAATCGCTGAGCGCAAGCATGCTGAACTAG
- the lysA gene encoding diaminopimelate decarboxylase, with amino-acid sequence MHHFDYKDGVMYAEDVAIPELAEKIGTPFYAYSSATLERHFKVFSEAFGDVPSLVCYAMKANSNLAVLKTLARLGAGADVVSEGELRRALAAGIPASKILFSGVGKTRRELTFALEQEILCFNIESEPELDLLSEVANVLGKEARISLRINPDVDAKTHAKISTGKSENKFGIPWKQAKDVYAHAARLPGIKVTGIDMHIGSQITELEPFDSAFERLGDLVKTLRAEGHDIDHVDLGGGLGIPYQSSQTPPPLPRDYAETVKKHVRDLDCKVYFEPGRLIAGNAGILVTEVVYRKDGEGKTFVIVDGAMNDLIRPTLYDAWHDIRPITEPGFDTPTSNVDIVGPVCETGDYLALDRPLPQMQSGDLIAVMSAGAYGAVQANTYNTRPLVPEVLVNGDQWHVIRERPTYEEMLALDKIPDWLA; translated from the coding sequence ATGCACCATTTCGATTATAAAGACGGTGTCATGTATGCCGAAGATGTTGCCATTCCTGAATTGGCAGAAAAAATCGGTACACCTTTCTATGCTTATTCCAGTGCGACTTTGGAACGTCATTTCAAGGTCTTCAGCGAAGCTTTTGGTGATGTACCTTCACTTGTTTGCTATGCGATGAAAGCCAATTCCAATCTTGCGGTATTGAAGACCTTGGCGCGTTTGGGTGCTGGTGCAGATGTTGTCTCGGAAGGTGAATTGCGTCGCGCTTTGGCGGCGGGCATTCCAGCCAGCAAGATCCTGTTTTCCGGTGTGGGTAAAACCCGACGTGAACTGACCTTTGCTTTGGAACAGGAGATTCTTTGCTTCAATATAGAATCCGAGCCCGAGCTGGATTTGCTGAGTGAAGTGGCAAATGTCCTTGGCAAGGAAGCGCGGATTTCCCTGCGTATCAATCCGGATGTTGATGCGAAAACTCATGCCAAGATCTCAACTGGTAAGTCCGAGAACAAGTTCGGTATTCCCTGGAAGCAGGCAAAGGATGTTTATGCCCATGCTGCCAGGCTCCCCGGTATCAAGGTAACCGGCATTGATATGCATATCGGTAGTCAGATTACCGAGTTGGAGCCGTTCGATTCAGCATTTGAGCGCCTTGGTGATCTGGTCAAGACGTTACGTGCAGAAGGTCACGATATCGACCATGTTGATCTGGGTGGCGGTTTGGGTATTCCCTATCAGTCCAGCCAGACACCTCCGCCACTGCCGCGTGATTATGCGGAGACCGTGAAAAAGCATGTTCGCGATCTGGATTGCAAAGTCTATTTCGAGCCAGGCCGCCTGATTGCCGGCAATGCTGGTATTTTGGTCACCGAAGTGGTGTATCGCAAGGACGGAGAAGGCAAGACTTTTGTCATTGTTGATGGGGCGATGAACGATCTGATTCGCCCAACGCTTTATGACGCATGGCATGATATTCGCCCAATCACTGAACCAGGATTTGATACCCCGACCTCCAATGTCGATATTGTTGGTCCGGTTTGTGAGACAGGTGATTATCTGGCGCTTGATCGGCCTTTACCGCAGATGCAGTCCGGTGATCTGATCGCTGTGATGTCTGCCGGCGCCTATGGTGCGGTTCAAGCCAACACCTATAATACCCGGCCATTGGTGCCAGAAGTTCTGGTCAATGGAGATCAGTGGCATGTGATCCGTGAGCGGCCAACTTATGAAGAGATGCTGGCACTGGATAAGATTCCGGATTGGTTGGCATAA
- the lptM gene encoding LPS translocon maturation chaperone LptM: MALISASSKRLTLVVLAVLGMAVSGCGQKGPLVAPTSNTNVQTDPVDPDVVDGKVDGQVVEPVPTKAPDDRFILDGLL; the protein is encoded by the coding sequence ATGGCTTTGATTTCTGCTTCTTCCAAACGACTGACATTGGTTGTTCTGGCTGTATTGGGTATGGCCGTGTCTGGCTGCGGACAAAAAGGCCCTCTTGTGGCTCCAACCAGCAATACCAATGTCCAAACTGATCCTGTCGATCCAGACGTGGTTGATGGCAAGGTAGATGGGCAGGTGGTTGAACCTGTGCCAACCAAGGCACCGGATGATCGCTTCATTCTGGACGGTTTACTATAA
- the argH gene encoding argininosuccinate lyase, which produces MSNKMWGGRFSEGPDAIMEEINASIDFDKKLYSQDITGSKAHVAMLAHQGIVSNDDAKAITDGLDKIQDEIEHGEFTFSRALEDIHMNVESRLADLLGPSAGRLHTARSRNDQVATDFRLWVRDTMDTLDLQLAELQMVFVEKAAEHAGVVMPGFTHLQSAQPVTFGHHMLAYVEMLGRDRGRVRDARKRMNESPLGCAALAGTSFPIDRHMTAEALGFDRPTANSLDGVSDRDFALEALSAASICAMHLSRFAEELVIWSSAQFRFVKLSDKFSTGSSIMPQKRNPDAAELVRAKVGRIIGALNALLIVMKGLPLTYSKDMQEDKEQAFDALQNLSLCIAAMTGMVKDLEPNKKELKKAAGSGYSTATDLADWLVRNLDMPFRNAHHVTGSLVAMASERNIELHRLTLEDMQSVEPTITEDVFTVLSVDKSVRSRVSYGGTAPQNVRKQAKRWLKVLEKDLAAKQ; this is translated from the coding sequence ATGAGCAACAAAATGTGGGGGGGACGTTTCTCGGAAGGTCCTGATGCCATCATGGAAGAAATCAACGCTTCCATCGATTTTGACAAAAAACTCTATTCTCAAGATATTACCGGCTCCAAAGCCCATGTGGCGATGTTGGCTCATCAGGGTATCGTCTCCAACGACGATGCCAAGGCCATCACAGATGGCCTCGATAAGATACAGGATGAGATCGAACACGGGGAATTCACTTTTTCGCGTGCACTGGAAGACATCCACATGAATGTGGAAAGCCGCCTTGCAGATTTACTTGGCCCAAGTGCGGGCCGTTTGCACACCGCTCGCTCTCGCAACGATCAAGTGGCGACCGATTTCCGCCTCTGGGTTCGCGACACCATGGATACGCTGGATCTTCAGCTGGCTGAATTGCAGATGGTGTTTGTCGAAAAGGCAGCCGAGCATGCAGGCGTGGTGATGCCAGGCTTCACCCATTTGCAAAGTGCGCAGCCGGTAACCTTTGGCCATCATATGCTCGCTTATGTGGAAATGCTGGGCCGCGATCGTGGCCGTGTCCGTGATGCGCGCAAACGCATGAATGAGAGCCCATTGGGCTGTGCGGCGCTGGCGGGTACCTCTTTCCCTATTGATCGTCACATGACGGCTGAAGCTCTTGGCTTCGATCGTCCTACCGCCAACAGCCTTGATGGTGTGTCTGATCGTGATTTTGCTCTGGAAGCCCTCTCTGCTGCATCCATTTGCGCCATGCATCTGTCCCGATTTGCTGAAGAACTGGTCATCTGGTCTTCCGCCCAGTTCCGTTTCGTGAAGCTTTCTGACAAATTCTCTACCGGCTCTTCCATCATGCCGCAGAAGCGCAATCCTGATGCTGCCGAACTGGTTCGTGCCAAGGTTGGCCGTATCATTGGCGCGCTGAATGCTCTTCTGATCGTGATGAAAGGTCTGCCGCTGACATATTCCAAGGATATGCAGGAAGACAAGGAGCAAGCATTTGATGCTTTGCAGAATCTGTCTCTTTGCATCGCGGCCATGACCGGTATGGTCAAGGATTTGGAGCCGAACAAGAAAGAGTTGAAGAAAGCTGCTGGTTCTGGATATTCAACGGCAACCGATCTTGCTGACTGGTTGGTGCGCAATCTCGATATGCCATTCCGTAATGCTCACCATGTAACCGGCAGTCTCGTGGCCATGGCATCCGAGCGTAATATTGAGCTGCATCGCCTTACTCTGGAAGACATGCAGTCTGTTGAGCCGACTATCACCGAAGATGTGTTCACGGTTCTCTCTGTCGACAAATCGGTGCGCAGCCGTGTCTCATATGGCGGCACCGCCCCTCAGAATGTCCGCAAACAGGCAAAACGTTGGTTGAAAGTGCTTGAAAAAGACCTGGCAGCTAAGCAATAG
- the tlpA gene encoding thiol:disulfide interchange protein TlpA — MTKLTPPVSPTAIQHHRFGQNLARASRGLATACLAVYVIFGASGNAQSAEHCTASKTLAQTIKPMVGGAIAALQISPRPGDMSELTFNDANGEAKTIADFKGKAILLNLWATWCPPCKKEMPDLDELQAKLGSDSFEVVAVNIDRKGPEKAMAFLDEIKTEHLALYSDKSMKIFHDLKKQGLAFGMPTTLVLDKEGCAVGYMAGPAAWSDDKAVALLQTVIDNK; from the coding sequence ATGACCAAACTTACCCCACCAGTCAGCCCGACAGCTATTCAACACCACAGATTTGGCCAAAATCTGGCGCGTGCCAGCCGGGGACTGGCAACAGCATGTCTGGCGGTATACGTGATCTTTGGGGCATCTGGCAATGCGCAATCCGCAGAGCATTGCACCGCATCCAAGACTCTTGCACAGACTATTAAACCAATGGTGGGTGGAGCCATTGCTGCATTGCAGATTTCCCCTCGCCCAGGCGACATGAGTGAGCTGACCTTCAATGACGCAAATGGCGAGGCCAAAACCATTGCTGATTTCAAAGGCAAGGCCATCCTGCTCAATCTCTGGGCCACCTGGTGCCCACCCTGCAAAAAGGAAATGCCGGATCTTGATGAGCTGCAGGCCAAGCTGGGCAGCGACAGTTTCGAAGTTGTAGCTGTCAATATCGATCGCAAGGGACCGGAAAAAGCCATGGCCTTTCTGGATGAGATCAAGACCGAGCATCTGGCGCTTTATTCAGACAAGAGCATGAAGATCTTCCACGACCTGAAAAAACAAGGCCTTGCTTTCGGCATGCCAACCACTTTGGTTCTGGACAAGGAAGGGTGCGCTGTTGGCTATATGGCCGGCCCCGCCGCTTGGTCCGACGATAAGGCCGTTGCTCTGCTACAAACAGTGATTGACAACAAATAG